A single region of the Glycine max cultivar Williams 82 chromosome 20, Glycine_max_v4.0, whole genome shotgun sequence genome encodes:
- the LOC100807040 gene encoding endoglucanase 12 gives MHSRNNWGGSFEMSSSGEEVSGYEANNNHNKEWDRAALLERYHPQSQDLDETLQSWVLGRGEKSKKTKYVDFGCIMISHKALKWLFGSIFLAFIVIGLPIIIVKSLPKHHSPPTPPDNYTLALHKALLFFNAQKSGRLPKSNGIPWRGNSGLNDGNDTTDVKGGLVGGYYDAGDNTKFHFPMAFAMTMLSWSVLEYKQKYMAINEYAHTRELIKWGTDYLLLTFNNSATKIDKIYGQVGGSLNGSTTPDDHYCWQRPEDMEYQRRTISIHQGADLAGEMAAALASASIVFQDDVAYSKKLIKGAQTVFDFARDSGKRKPYSRGEPYIEPFYNSSGYYDEYMWGAAWLYYATGNSTYISLATNPSIFKNSKAYFLTPDFSVLSWDNKLPAAMLLLTRFRMFLNPGYPYEDMLKMYHNVTSLTMCSYLHHYKVFNRTRGGLIQLNHGQPQSLQYAANAAFMASLFADYMLEIDVPGWQCGSTYFPISALKAFATSQIEYILGKNPMKMSYIVGFGNKFPKHVHHRGASIPNDHKHRSCTGGWKWRDTPNPNPNTITGAMVGGPDRFDQFRDSRKNYNFTEPTLAGNAGLVAALISLTSTTGSGIDRNTIFSAIPPLGPQNPPPPPPWKPIKT, from the exons ATGCATTCAAGAAATAATTGGGGAGGGTCCTTTGAGATGAGCTCAAGTGGTGAAGAGGTTTCAGGGTACGAGGCTAATAACAACCACAACAAAGAGTGGGATAGGGCAGCACTACTTGAGAGGTACCATCCACAAAGCCAAGATTTGGATGAAACTCTACAAAGCTGGGTTTTGGGGAGGGGTGAGAAGAGTAAGAAGACCAAGTATGTGGACTTTGGGTGCATAATGATCAGCCACAAGGCATTGAAGTGGCTTTTTGGTTCCATTTTCTTGGCTTTCATTGTCATTGGTCTCCCCATCATCATCGTCAAGTCCTTGCCCAAGCACCATTCTCCACCTACACCACCGGATAATTACACCCTTGCCCTCCACAAAGCACTCCTCTTCTTCAATGCTCAAAAAT CTGGGAGATTGCCTAAGAGCAATGGCATTCCATGGAGAGGGAACTCAGGGTTAAATGATGGAAACGACACTACTGATGTGAAAGGAGGCTTGGTTGGAGGTTACTATGATGCTGGGGACAACACAAAGTTTCACTTTCCCATGGCTTTTGCCATGACAATGTTAAGCTGGAGTGTGCTTGAGTATAAGCAAAAGTATATGGCTATTAATGAGTATGCACATACTCGAGAACTCATCAAGTGGGGTACTGATTACTTGCTCTTGACCTTCAACAATTCTGCCACCAAAATTGACAAAATTTATGGCCag GTTGGCGGGAGTCTAAATGGTTCCACCACACCAGATGATCACTACTGTTGGCAAAGGCCAGAAGACATGGAGTATCAACGTCGCACCATATCCATACATCAAGGTGCTGATCTTGCAGGGGAAATGGCTGCAGCATTAGCATCAGCCTCTATAGTTTTCCAAGATGATGTTGCCTACTCCAAAAAACTCATCAAGGGTGCTCAAACCGTGTTCGACTTCGCGAGAGATAGCGGTAAGAGGAAGCCGTATAGTCGCGGGGAGCCTTACATTGAACCCTTCTATAACTCCTCTGGCTACTATGATGAGTACATGTGGGGTGCTGCTTGGTTGTACTATGCCACTGGAAATAGTACTTACATTTCCTTGGCCACCAATCCATCCATATTCAAGAATTCCAAGGCATATTTCTTGACTCCTGATTTTAGTGTTTTGAGCTGGGATAACAAGTTACCGGCTGCGATGTTGTTGCTGACACGGTTCAGAATGTTTTTGAATCCGGGATACCCGTACGAGGACATGCTGAAGATGTACCACAATGTCACTAGTCTTACCATGTGCTCTTATCTTCATCATTACAAAGTCTTTAACAGGACCAGAG GGGGATTAATCCAATTGAACCATGGACAACCTCAGTCTCTACAATATGCAGCTAATGCTGCTTTCATGGCATCACTTTTTGCTGATTATATGCTAGAGATTGATGTCCCTGGATGGCAATGCGGTTCTACTTATTTCCCAATATCAGCTCTGAAGGCATTCGCAACCTCTCAG ATTGAGTACATCTTGGGTAAAAATCCCATGAAAATGAGCTACATAGTGGGGTTTGGAAACAAATTTCCTAAGCATGTTCATCATCGAGGAGCATCCATACCAAATGATCACAAACATCGCTCATGCACCGGGGGTTGGAAGTGGCGTGACACTCCTAACCCGAATCCTAACACGATCACAGGAGCAATGGTTGGAGGACCAGACCGTTTTGACCAATTCCGTGACTCGAGAAAGAATTACAACTTCACTGAGCCAACCCTAGCCGGAAATGCAGGACTAGTTGCTGCATTAATTTCCTTAACAAGTACCACAGGCAGTGGCATTGACAGGAACACCATTTTCTCAGCCATTCCACCACTTGGGCCACAAaatcctcctccaccaccaccttgGAAACcaatcaaaacataa
- the LOC100806502 gene encoding uncharacterized protein, whose product MPFQLTFKSQPVSNSIQGSSLVERVSEELLPFPSKSSQSTVTFIYQANVAGYSRHVSVLWCKNLMNHTLNLKVDSTRGDFSYTCKIQVKPWYFWNKKGYKSFEVDGHQVEVYWDLRSARFVGSSPEPGSDYYLAMVSDEEVVLLLGDQKKKAYKRMKMRPSIVEALLLVKRESVFAKKSFATKARFDEKRKENDIVVESSTFGNKEPEMWISIDGIVLIHVKNLQWNFRGNQTVMVNKQPVQVFWDVHDWLFSVPGSGPGLFIFKAGPVEVESEKEERVNEGCDSDNGSCASGYYSTLSYAPSESCLVLYAYKLE is encoded by the coding sequence ATGCCTTTCCAGCTTACCTTTAAATCACAACCAGTGTCGAACTCGATCCAAGGATCATCTTTAGTGGAGAGAGTATCAGAGGAGCTATTGCCTTTTCCTAGCAAAAGTTCTCAAAGCACTGTGACATTCATCTACCAAGCCAATGTTGCGGGGTATTCGAGACATGTGTCAGTGTTGTGGTGCAAAAATCTCATGAACCACACATTAAACCTCAAGGTTGATAGCACAAGAGGAGACTTCAGTTACACTTGCAAGATACAGGTTAAGCCATGGTATTTTTGGAACAAAAAAGGGTACAAATCATTCGAGGTTGATGGCCACCAGGTGGAAGTCTATTGGGACCTCCGGTCCGCTAGATTTGTCGGCAGCAGCCCCGAGCCGGGTAGCGATTACTACTTGGCAATGGTGTCAGACGAAGAGGTTGTGTTGTTGCTGGGGGATCAGAAGAAGAAGGCCTATAAGAGAATGAAGATGAGGCCAAGCATTGTTGAGGCACTGCTATTGGTGAAGAGAGAAAGCGTGTTTGCCAAGAAAAGTTTTGCAACAAAGGCCAGGTTTgatgagaagagaaaagagaatgaCATTGTGGTGGAGAGCTCAACATTTGGGAACAAGGAGCCTGAGATGTGGATCAGCATTGATGGGATTGTGTTGATTCATGTGAAGAACTTGCAGTGGAATTTTAGGGGGAATCAAACAGTTATGGTCAACAAGCAACCTGTGCAAGTGTTTTGGGATGTGCATGACTGGTTGTTTAGTGTGCCTGGCTCAGGGCCTGGTCTGTTCATTTTCAAGGCAGGGCCTGTGGAGGTTGAGAgtgaaaaggaagagagagttAATGAGGGTTGTGACAGTGATAATGGTAGTTGTGCCAGTGGCTATTATTCAACCCTGAGTTATGCTCCCTCTGAGTCTTGCCTTGTGCTCTATGCCTACAAACTTGAGTAA
- the LOC100305459 gene encoding disease resistance protein: protein MFIVGREYRVKELKLLLDLESRDITCLLGIHGTGGIGKTTLAKALYDSIYKQFDGTSFLNVGETSNPKTDLKHLQEKLLSEILEDDKIHWRNIEEGTAKIERRLGFKRVLIVLDNVDDIKQLNNLAGKCAWFGPGSRIIITTRDKHLLDLGEVEKRYEVKMLDEKESLELFCHYAFRKSCPESNYKDLSNRAMSCCKGLPLALEVLGSHLFKKNVDVWKDALDRYEKSPHGNVQKVLRISYDSLFRHEKSIFLDVACFFKGQRLDYVKTVLDASDFSSGDGITTLVNKSLLTVDYDCLWMHDLIQDMGREIVKEKAYNKIGERSRLWHHEDVLQVLEDDNGSSEIEGIMLDPPHRKEINCIDTVFEKMKNLRILIVRNTSFSHEPRYLPKNLRLLDWKNYPSKSLPSEFNPTKISAFNGSPQLLLEKPFQVQLLFIFHDFMKRFKLLDLIT, encoded by the exons ATGTTTATAGTCGGACGAGAGTATCGAGTTAAAGAATTGAAATTACTTCTAGATCTTGAGTCTCGTGATATCACTTGCCTGTTAGGGATTCATGGAACTGGTGGAATTGGCAAAACTACACTTGCAAAAGCTTTGTATGACTCCATTTACAAGCAGTTTGACGGTACAAGTTTTCTCAACGTTGGAGAAACCTCAAATCCTAAGACAGACTTAAAACATCTGCAAGAAAAGCTTTTATCAGAGATACTTGAGGACGACAAAATCCACTggagaaatattgaagaaggaacCGCAAAAATAGAAAGGAGACTTGGTTTTAAAAGAGTTCTAATAGTTCTTGACAATGTTGATGACATTAAACAGTTGAATAATTTGGCAGGGAAATGTGCTTGGTTTGGTCCTGGGAGCAGGATCATCATAACAACGAGAGATAAACATTTGCTAGATCTTGGTGAGGTTGAAAAGAGATATGAAGTGAAAATGCTAGATGAGAAAGAGTCTCTAGAGCTCTTTTGTCATTATGCCTTTCGAAAAAGTTGTCCTGAATCAAACTATAAAGATCTGTCCAATCGAGCAATGAGTTGTTGCAAAGGCCTTCCATTGGCCTTAGAAGTACTAGGCTctcatttgtttaaaaaaaatgtggatgTATGGAAGGACGCATTGGATAGATATGAAAAAAGTCCACATGGAAATGTTCAAAAAGTTCTTAGAATAAGCTATGATAGCCTGTTCCGCCATGAAAAGTCTATTTTTCTTGATGTTGCATGTTTTTTCAAAGGGCAACGATTGGATTATGTAAAAACTGTACTAGATGCATCTGATTTCAGCTCAGGAGATGGTATTACAACATTAGTTAATAAATCACTTTTAACTGTTGACTATGATTGCCTGTGGATGCATGATCTAATACAAGACATGGGTAGAGAGATAGTTAAGGAGAAAGCATACAATAAAATTGGCGAACGCAGCAGATTATGGCACCATGAAGATGTTCTTCAAGTATTAGAAGATGATAAT GGAAGTagcgaaattgaaggaataatgCTCGACCCCCCTCatagaaaagaaattaattgtaTTGATACTGTATTTGAGAAGATGAAGAATCTTCGAATTCTTATCGTTCGTAACACAAGCTTTTCACATGAGCCTCGTTATCTCCCAAAAAACTTAAGGCTACTTGATTGGAAGAACTACCCTTCAAAGTCTTTGCCATCAGAATTTAATCCCACTAAAATCAGTGCCTTCAATGGAAGTCCTCAACTCTTACTGGAAAAGCCATTTCAGGTACagttgctttttatttttcatgattttatgaAAAGGTTTAAATTGCTTGATCTTATCACGTAA